Sequence from the Amycolatopsis sp. NBC_00345 genome:
CCGAATCGGCGGCGGCGGTGAGCTCGACGACCTCGCAGCCGAGTTCGATCGTCACGCTGTCCAGGCCCGCGGCGACTTCGGCGAGCACCGGCTCGAACATGTGCTGGCCCACGGTCGACATCTGTTCCGGTGACTGCCCGTCGAAGACGCGGGCGGCCTCCTCGTCCGCGCCGAGGACGAGCTCTCCGAGCTCGATCCCGGTCAAGCGGGTCATCCAGGCGATCGTGACCTCGTTGGGCATGCCGGCGGTCAGGGCCTTGACCGGCTCGGCGACCCCCCATTCCCGGAAGATCTCCATCGTCCTCGCGTGCACTCCGTTGGCCTTGGGATAGCGGGAGAACTCAGCCCGCCGTTCCAGCACCAAGCACGTGATGTCCGCGCGGCCGAGGGCCAGCGCGGCGCTCAAGCCGACCGGGCCTCCACCGATGATCAGCACTTCGGGATTGTCGGTCATTTCGGCTTCTCCTCGTCACAACGGTGTGAGATCGGGGCGGCTCTGAGCGCTTATGCCGTTTACTGATCGACGGTGGTGATGAACGAAACTGCGGCGTCCAAGCTTTTCGAAAGGGTGGGGATCTCGAAGTGGTCCGCGCCGTCGAGGGTCACGTGCTCCGCCTTCGGGATCGTCGCGGCCACCAGCTCGGACTGCCCGGCACCGTCCCCGCTGCCGTCGATGACCAGCGCGTCCGCCGTGATCAGGCCCAGGCCTTCGACGGTGACGAACCGCTTGCTCGCGGCGAGGTAGTCCGCGATCGGCTCCGGGTCGTTGCCGGCATCGGCGATCACCGTGCGAAGCAGGTTCACCATGGGATTGTCCGAGGGTTCCGGCGAGCGCAGGCCGTCGATGAGCGGCTGGTTCATGGCCGAGCTGTGCATCCCGCCGGTCAGCACGGCGTCGGCGGCGGCGAGAACGGCGATCCGCTCGAACAGGTCCGGCCGCTCGCTCGCCGCGAGCAGCAATGCCCACGCGCCGGCGGAGAACCCGATGGCGTCGACCGAACCGTGCTTGGCGGCCTCGTCGAGGAGGAGGTCGGCGGCGTCGCGCTCCGCCGCGTCTTTCGAGGCCCCATGGCCGGGCAGGTCCACACCGATCACGGTCCGGCCGGCTGCTTCCAGTTTGCCGACCCAGCCGTTCCGCCGCCACAGCGAGTCGAAGTTCGACCCCATGCCGTTGATGAGAATCACCGGCCGGTCCTGGGCCGCACTGACTGGGCTTGAGTCGCTCATTGCCTGTTCTCCTTGTCACGGTTACGGGAAAGATCGCTCATGGCAGCCGGCATCGGCTACCGGCCGAGCGCGAAGGGACGCTGTCCGACTCGCGTCCGGCTGGGCGAAGCGGTGGCCAGGAGCGGTCTAGTCAACCCGGGATCCACGATCGACCCTGACGAGATAGTATTTGCCAAGATAGTATTTGTCAAGATCAGTCCGATGAGGACAGATCGGACGGGAGCGGCAACAGCCAGGCCTGCGCCGGAGAATTACCGGCGAGCCGCGACCGTAGCGCGGACATTGGGTACGATGCGGGGATGGAAGGCTCCGAACATCCGCTGCACGGCGACGTCAATTGGCTGCTGAATCGCGCTTGGCTCGGATTCGGCCAGAGCAAGTCCGCCGCGCTGGAGGCGACCGGGGTGACACTCAAGGAACACTTCGTGATGGTCGCGCTGATGTCCTCGCCGATGACCCAGCTGGAGCTGTCCACCCTCGTCAAGATCGACAAATCCGTCATCTCCGCGACCCTCGACTCCCTCGAGGCCAAGGGGCTGGTCGTCCGGACCCCCGATCCGCGGGACCGGCGGGCCCGCCGGCCGACCCTTACCGCGCAAGGGCGGAAGCTCTGCCGGCGGGCGACGACCGCGACGCAGAAGGCCGAGCAGGATCTCCTCGGCCAGGTCGATCCGGCCCAGCGGCAGGCTTTCCTCGACGTACTCCGGCATTACGCCTTCTCCGAGTTCGCCGACGCTCCAGGATTCACGCGAGACCTGCAGAAGTAGGCAGTTCCCGGCTCACCGGCGGCCTGAACGCCTCGGCCGGCCCGGTAAGCCCCGGCCCTAGCCGCGAGCCGGAACCCCGTCAAGGACTGTTTGGTCCTTAGCGCGTGCGGCGGCGGTGTGCACGCCGTGATCGACACAGCCGCCGGAACCGGCGATCGAGGGTCACCGCGCGATAGAGTTGGCCGGTGGTTTCCAACGGACGTTCCAGCGATCCCCCGGCCGGTGCCGGCGTCCGGCGAGCGCGCGGCACGATGCGCCTGGGCGCGCTGGCCCAGCAGGAGATCAAGGCCCGGCTGCTCGAAGGCGTCTACACCGCCGGGCAGAAGCTGTCGGTGGAGGATCTCAGCGCCGAGTTCGAGGTCAGCAGGCAGCCGATCATGGAGGCGCTGCGGGTGCTGTCCGCGGACGGGCTGGTCACCATCATCCCGCAGGTCGGCTGCCGGGTGGCCAGCTACGGCGCGCAGGAGGTGCGCGACTTCTTCGCCTTGTTCGCCGGGATGGAGGGCGCCGTCGCCGCGCTCGCCGCGACCCGGCGCACCGACCCGGGCCTGCGGGCCCTGAACGAGATCTCGGCCCGCATCGGGGCACTCGTCGACGAGGCGGACCCGGTCGAGCGGGCCCACGTCTACCGCATCCGCAATCGCGAGTTCCACGCGCAGATCCACGCGATGGCCGATTCCGCCATCATCGCGGACCTGAGCCAGCGCATGTGGGACCTCAGCGACTTCCTGATCAACACCGCGGAGCTGACCCAGCCGTTGCACAGCGTCGCCCACCGCCACCTCGACCACGAGAGCATCCGGCGGGCCCTGCAGGCCAAGGACGGCGAGCTGGCGCGGCGCACCATGGAGGAGCACATCATGGCCAACGTCGTCGAGCCGCGCTGACTCCCTACCCGGGGGTCACGCCGCTGCCCACCTCGCCGCTGCCCATCTCACCGCGGAGGCCGGCCGCCGCGGCCCGCACCGACTCGACGATGCTCTGGTAACCCGTGCAGCGGCAGAGGTTTCCGGCCAGTGCCTCCCGGATCGCGGTGTCGGCCGGGTCGGCGTCGCGGGCCAGCAGCCAGCGCGTGGCGAAGATCTGGCCAGGCAGGCAGAAACCGCACTGAAAGCCGTCGTGGTCCCAGAAGGCCTGCTGCACCGGGTCCAGCTCACCGCCCTGCGCGACGCCCTCCAGGGTGGTGATCTCGGCGCCCTCCGCCGCGGCCGCCAGCACCAGGCAGGACTTGACGGGCTGCCCGTCCAGCTCGACCGTGCACGCGCCGCAGTCGCCGTTCAGGCATCCGGCGTGGGTGCCCTTGAGCCGGAGCTGCTCGCGAAGCACCTCGACCAGCAGGTGCCGGTCTTCGCACCGGACCCGGCGGGCCCGGCCGTTCACCGTCATCGCCACGTCCCGCTCCGGAACGGGTTCGCTCGCCGGTTCGGTCATCGGTTCTCCTCGTGGGCTCGGTGCAGGGCGCGGCGCAGCACGGCCCCGGCCACCATGCGGCGGTAACCGCCCGGGGCCAGCTCGTCCTCCCAGGGTTCGCCGATCCGCGCGGCGACCCACTCGTCGACGTCGGCGTCGCCCGGGAGCCGGCCGGCGTCGTCGAGTACCGGGGCCAGGTCGAGCTTGATCGGCCGGGTGCTGATCGCCCCGAGCGTGACCACGGCGCCCCGGTACCCGGGAGCGTGGTCCGCGGCACCCGCGGGCGGCAGCACGGCGGCGGCCGTGGCGATGGGCCAGCTGCCCTCGGCGAGCTTGAGCTTGCAGTAGCCGAGCCGGGCCGGCCGCGCCGCCACGGTGACTCCGGTCAGCAGCTCGCCGCGGCGCAGGTCCACTTTGTAGGCGTCGAGGAAAAACGCGGCCGCCGGGGCGGTGCGGGCCCCGCCCGGTCCGTGCAGGTGCATCGTCGCGTCCAGCGCGACCAGCGCCGCGGGGACCTCGGTGGACGGGTTGGCGTAGGCGGCGGAGCCACAGACCGTGCCCTGGCACCGGATCTGCGGGCCGCCGGTGATGCCGCCGGCCACCCGTTGCAGCAGCTGCGCCGTGCCGGGAAACGCCGGTGCGGCAAGGAGGTTCGCGTAGGTGGCCCTGGCGCCGACGCGGACGCGGCCGTCCGTGACCGTCGCGGTGCCGAGACCGAGCCGGCGCAGGTCGATCACGTGGTCGAGGTCGAGCTCCCCCCGCGTCAGGCGGGGCACCAGCATGGTGCCGCCGCCGAGCACGGCCGCGCGCTCGGCGTGGGAGTCGAGGAGTGCGACGGCCTCGGCCAGCTCGGTGGGGGCATGGTGGCGCAACGCCGTCCGGATCATGATCGCGCTCCCGTGCCGGTGCCCGCCTTGATCGCGCGCAGCAACCGCGGCGCGCTGAGCGGCATGTGGTGGACGTGCACGCCCAGCGGCAGCAGCGCGTCGTTGACCGCGTTCGCGACCGCGGCGAGGGCGCCGCCCACACCGCTCTCCCCCGCCCCCTTCATGCCGAACATCGAGAACGGCGAAGGCGTTTCGCGGCTCACGGTCTCGATCAGCGGCAGGTCGGTGGAGCGCGGCAGGAGGTAGCGCTTGAGGGTGTCGCTGCGGAGCCTCCCGTCGGCGCCGTAGACCGACTCCTCCCACAGCGCGCCACCGATCCCCATCACGATCGCGCCGAGGAACTGGCCCCGCACGAGCAGGGGGTTCACGACCGTCCCGCAGTCGTGCAGGCCCACGAACGACAGCAGCGTGACCTGCCCGGTCTCACGGTCCACCTCGGCCGACACGACGTGCGCGGAGTGCGAGTAGGAGGGATAGACGGACACGCGGCCCAGCTCGTCGGGGACCAGGTGGATGTTCTCCGGCGTGTAGGTCCGCGTCGACTCCAGCTGCCGATCGGTGATGCCCAGCCCGGCGCCGCCCAGCGTCATCACGGCATTGACCACCACCGGCAACGGCAGCCGCTCGCCGGTGGTGGTGTCGACGACCTGCCCGTCGGCGAAAGCGCAGGCTTCCGGCTCGGTCTTCAGCAGCGACGAACCCGCCTGGGCCAAGGTGGCGCGGAGGTCGCGCGCGGCGAGCACGGCGGCGGCCCCGCCCACGGTCAGCGACCGGCTGCTGAAGTTGCCGTAGCCGTAGGGGCACAGGTCCGTGTCGCCCTGCTTGACACGGACGTCGTCCACGCCGACGCCCAGCTCGGCGGCCACCAGCTGGGCGATGCCCGTCTCGTTGCCGCTCCCCGGGCTGGTGACGCCGGTGAGCACGGTGACCCGGCCCGACCGGTCCACGCGCACGGTGGCCGTGTCGTGCCCGCGGACCAGGGAGCCGGCCAGGTCGGCGCCTTCCGGGGCGAGTTCGAACGCGATCCCGACGCCGGACAGCCGCCCCTCGGCCCGCGCGGACGTGCGACGGGCCCGCAGCGCCGGATAGTCGGCGGCCTGGAGGACCTGGTCGAGCGCGGCGTGATAGTCACCGCCGTCGATGTGCTTGGTGGCCGTCCAGTACGGCATCTCCGCGACGGGGATGAGGTTGCGCCGCCGCACTTCCGCCGGGTCGAGGTCCAGGCGCTGCGCGACCAGGTCGACGACCCGTTCCAGCAGCAGTGCCGCCGACTCCTTGCCGTATCCGCGAGCACCGTTCCACGGCGCCTTGTGGGTGGCCACCGGCACCATCTCGACGTCGTAGTCGTCGATCCTGTACGGGCCCGGCAGGGTGAGCCCGGCGACGAACGCCTGCGCCCAGCCGCCGCTCGGGCCCAGCGCGCCGACGTTGGCCAGGATCCGGTCCTTGAAGGCCAGGATCCTGCCGGTGCCGTCGAAGCCGGCCTCGAAGCGGTGCACGTACTCCCGGGCGCCGACCAGCAGCGACTCCTCGCGGCTTTCCAGCCACTTCACCGGCGCACCGGCCCGGCGGGCGAGCAGTGCCAGCAACGATTCCTCGGGACAGCTGTGGAACTTGTGGCCGAACCCGCCGCCGAGGCGCGTGGCCACCACCTGCACGTCGCTCTCGGCCATGCCGAGCACCTGCGCGAGGTGCGAGCGCAGCGGGTGGGGGTTCTGCGTGGAGGCGTACAGGGTGAGGCGGCGGCCGGCCGGCCACGTCGCCACGTATCCGCGCGTCTCCATCGGGGTGGTCTGGTAGCGCTGGATGAAGATCTCGCCCGAGAGCGTGTGCGGGGCCGCTGCCAGCTTCGCCGTGGCGTCGCCCTCGGCGAACGGCAGCCGGCAGACCGCGTTGTCCGCCCAGCCGTCGAAGACCACCGGGGCATCCGCCGCCATCGCCGCGTCGGTGTCCAGCACGAAAGGCAGCGGCTCGTAGTCGACCGCGATGGCGCGCATCGCCGCCTGCGCCTCGTGCAGGCTGTCGGCGACGACGGCCGCGACCGGTTCGCCCACGTAGTGCACGGCGTCCACGGCGAGCGGGTGGAAGTCCGTGGTAGCGCCGCCGACCATGGCCGGGTTGTAGAAATGCGGGAGGGGTTCGGTGACCTTCGCGGCCTCGGCGCCGGTCAGCACCACCCGGACGCCAGGGCGCGCCGCCGCGGCGGTGGTGTCCACGCGCAGAATTCGCGCCGCGGGGTGCGGGCTGCGCAGCAACGCGGCGTGCAGTACCCCGCCGGGAAACTCGATGTCGTCGAGGTAGCCGCCCTTCCCGGTGAGGACGAGGTCGCCGTCCTTGCGGCGGACCGAGCGGCCGACGAGTGATCCGGCGGTGGTGGCGGGGCCAGGTTCGGTGAGGGTCATTTCCTGCTCATTCCAGCGTCGTTGCTGACGGTGCCCGGCTCGAAGCCATCCCCATGCCGGTGATCCAGTCCGGGACGGGCTCGTAGGCCGTCCACTCCAGCGGGCAGCCCCACGCCGCGGCCGCGGCCGCCCAGGTCCGTACCTCCAAGGCCCCGGGCCCGGCCAGGCCTTCGACGTCTTCCGCGTCGAGCCGGCCGAGCACGGCCGGGTCGAGGGAGATCCGCTCGAGCAGCGCCCGGTCCCACTCCGCGTTGACCCGGCCCGTCGATTCGCCCGCGGCGAGCGCCTGGGCCCGCGCCTCCCGGATCGGTTCCAGCTCGGCCACCCGCGGGCGGCCGTGGATGAGGAAGTCGCGCCACTCGGGGGTGATCGAGGGGTCCTCCGCCGAGATCGAGGCCGGCCAGTGCGACAGTCCCCCGGAGCCGACGAGGAGCACGCGGGCCGCGGTGGCGGCACCCCGGATCGCTTCCCCGACGGCGTGCCCGAAGCCGGCGCAGCGCCGGAAGCTCGGCAGGGGCGGGCAGCCCGAGTTCACCACGATCGGCACGATCGGGACGTCCAGTGCCGGGAACAGCTTGGCGTAGACCTGGGTCAGCCCGTGGTCGATGCCCAGGTCGAGGGAGACCGCCGGATCGAACCCCCGCGCGGTCACCCCCTCGAAGATCTCCCGGGCGAGCGGCCCGGCCCGCGGCAGGTCACCGCGCGGGGTCCGGTAGTCGCCCACCCCGCGCACACTCCCGATCCCGATGCAGAACGGCGGCATGCAGTCGTAGAAGAGGTTGCGCGCGTGGTCGGGCCCGAAGACCACGACGACGTCGGGCGCGAGCCCGGTCGCGACCGCGCGGAGCCGCTCGGCCGATTCGGTGAAGTGTCCGCCGGGCTCCTCGGGGGTGCCGGCCGGGGCGAGGTTCCAGAACGGCGAATGCGACAGGTTCACACAGCCGGCGACGGTGGCCATCCGGTGCTCCTAATCGGTAGTGGGGGTAGTTCTTCCGGCTCGTGACCGGGTCGGTTGGTGCTGGTTCACCGGTAGGCGACGCCTGGGGGTTCCGGTCGTTCGACGACTTAGGAAAGAACGGCGCGTCTGCCGGTGAACCGGTGATCGTGGTGGTGGGATGTCGTTGCTCGAGTCCGCCGCAGGAGGTGACCTCTCGATGTGTTCCCGGGCTGTGAGCTCTTCGACAGAACGAGGTGCCTGCGGTGTGCTGGAGTCACGAACGGCTACTGAGATGACGGACCGCCGAGTCCCGCGATTAGGGCGCTGCGTGACCCTGCCTGGACCCGTGACCTGCGTGAATATTGAAGGAGGCGTGACGGTTTGACACTGTTCTGCGGCATCGACTGGGCTGAGTCCCACCATGATGTCGCGATCATCGACGACACCGGAACCGTCGTGGCGAAGGCCCGGATCGGTGACGACGCGGCCGGGTTCGCCCGGCTGCTGGACCTGCTGGTCGGGGCCGGTGACACCGCCGAGGCGCCGGTCCCTGTGGGCATTGAGACCGATCACGGTCTGCTCGTCTCCGCGCTGCGCGTCACCGGCCGCACGATCTATGCGATCAACCCGCTC
This genomic interval carries:
- a CDS encoding 2,3-dihydroxyphenylpropionate 1,2-dioxygenase → MATVAGCVNLSHSPFWNLAPAGTPEEPGGHFTESAERLRAVATGLAPDVVVVFGPDHARNLFYDCMPPFCIGIGSVRGVGDYRTPRGDLPRAGPLAREIFEGVTARGFDPAVSLDLGIDHGLTQVYAKLFPALDVPIVPIVVNSGCPPLPSFRRCAGFGHAVGEAIRGAATAARVLLVGSGGLSHWPASISAEDPSITPEWRDFLIHGRPRVAELEPIREARAQALAAGESTGRVNAEWDRALLERISLDPAVLGRLDAEDVEGLAGPGALEVRTWAAAAAAWGCPLEWTAYEPVPDWITGMGMASSRAPSATTLE
- a CDS encoding GntR family transcriptional regulator, which encodes MVSNGRSSDPPAGAGVRRARGTMRLGALAQQEIKARLLEGVYTAGQKLSVEDLSAEFEVSRQPIMEALRVLSADGLVTIIPQVGCRVASYGAQEVRDFFALFAGMEGAVAALAATRRTDPGLRALNEISARIGALVDEADPVERAHVYRIRNREFHAQIHAMADSAIIADLSQRMWDLSDFLINTAELTQPLHSVAHRHLDHESIRRALQAKDGELARRTMEEHIMANVVEPR
- a CDS encoding xanthine dehydrogenase family protein molybdopterin-binding subunit → MTLTEPGPATTAGSLVGRSVRRKDGDLVLTGKGGYLDDIEFPGGVLHAALLRSPHPAARILRVDTTAAAARPGVRVVLTGAEAAKVTEPLPHFYNPAMVGGATTDFHPLAVDAVHYVGEPVAAVVADSLHEAQAAMRAIAVDYEPLPFVLDTDAAMAADAPVVFDGWADNAVCRLPFAEGDATAKLAAAPHTLSGEIFIQRYQTTPMETRGYVATWPAGRRLTLYASTQNPHPLRSHLAQVLGMAESDVQVVATRLGGGFGHKFHSCPEESLLALLARRAGAPVKWLESREESLLVGAREYVHRFEAGFDGTGRILAFKDRILANVGALGPSGGWAQAFVAGLTLPGPYRIDDYDVEMVPVATHKAPWNGARGYGKESAALLLERVVDLVAQRLDLDPAEVRRRNLIPVAEMPYWTATKHIDGGDYHAALDQVLQAADYPALRARRTSARAEGRLSGVGIAFELAPEGADLAGSLVRGHDTATVRVDRSGRVTVLTGVTSPGSGNETGIAQLVAAELGVGVDDVRVKQGDTDLCPYGYGNFSSRSLTVGGAAAVLAARDLRATLAQAGSSLLKTEPEACAFADGQVVDTTTGERLPLPVVVNAVMTLGGAGLGITDRQLESTRTYTPENIHLVPDELGRVSVYPSYSHSAHVVSAEVDRETGQVTLLSFVGLHDCGTVVNPLLVRGQFLGAIVMGIGGALWEESVYGADGRLRSDTLKRYLLPRSTDLPLIETVSRETPSPFSMFGMKGAGESGVGGALAAVANAVNDALLPLGVHVHHMPLSAPRLLRAIKAGTGTGARS
- a CDS encoding alpha/beta fold hydrolase, coding for MSDSSPVSAAQDRPVILINGMGSNFDSLWRRNGWVGKLEAAGRTVIGVDLPGHGASKDAAERDAADLLLDEAAKHGSVDAIGFSAGAWALLLAASERPDLFERIAVLAAADAVLTGGMHSSAMNQPLIDGLRSPEPSDNPMVNLLRTVIADAGNDPEPIADYLAASKRFVTVEGLGLITADALVIDGSGDGAGQSELVAATIPKAEHVTLDGADHFEIPTLSKSLDAAVSFITTVDQ
- a CDS encoding (2Fe-2S)-binding protein; the protein is MTEPASEPVPERDVAMTVNGRARRVRCEDRHLLVEVLREQLRLKGTHAGCLNGDCGACTVELDGQPVKSCLVLAAAAEGAEITTLEGVAQGGELDPVQQAFWDHDGFQCGFCLPGQIFATRWLLARDADPADTAIREALAGNLCRCTGYQSIVESVRAAAAGLRGEMGSGEVGSGVTPG
- a CDS encoding MarR family winged helix-turn-helix transcriptional regulator, giving the protein MEGSEHPLHGDVNWLLNRAWLGFGQSKSAALEATGVTLKEHFVMVALMSSPMTQLELSTLVKIDKSVISATLDSLEAKGLVVRTPDPRDRRARRPTLTAQGRKLCRRATTATQKAEQDLLGQVDPAQRQAFLDVLRHYAFSEFADAPGFTRDLQK
- a CDS encoding FAD binding domain-containing protein, with translation MIRTALRHHAPTELAEAVALLDSHAERAAVLGGGTMLVPRLTRGELDLDHVIDLRRLGLGTATVTDGRVRVGARATYANLLAAPAFPGTAQLLQRVAGGITGGPQIRCQGTVCGSAAYANPSTEVPAALVALDATMHLHGPGGARTAPAAAFFLDAYKVDLRRGELLTGVTVAARPARLGYCKLKLAEGSWPIATAAAVLPPAGAADHAPGYRGAVVTLGAISTRPIKLDLAPVLDDAGRLPGDADVDEWVAARIGEPWEDELAPGGYRRMVAGAVLRRALHRAHEENR